The following is a genomic window from Nitrospira sp. SG-bin1.
TCGGCCTTCTGGTGCGGCGCAATGTTCTGTACATGTTGCTTTCAGTGGAGATCATGCTCAATGCCGCGAGTCTGGCCTTCATCGCGGCCGGGGCCAGGTGGGGCCAGACCGACGGTCAGATCATGTACATGTTCATTTTGACGTTGGCGGCGGCCGAAGTGTCCGTCGCGCTGGGGATCGTGCTCCGGGTGTCATCGTGCTTCCGGACCTTGGACGCGGATGCACTGAGCGAGATGAAAGGATAACAAGGAGGTTGAGATTGAGGCTGAGGTCGAGTGCCGAAAAGGTGCGGACCAACTTAACCTCGATCATAACCTTGGCTTAGAGATTATGCTTTCCTTACTTTGGCTCATCCCGGCGCTGCCTCTCGCCGGCTATCTGTCGCTCCTGGCGTTTGGATCCCGACTGTCCCGTCGCGGGATCGCCTGGCTGGGGACAGGCTCCGTCGGTGCGTCAGCTCTGATCACCGGACTCGTGGCGTTCGAGTTCATCCCACAGCTTTCAAACAGGCCCTCGTACCGCCAAGTCTCGTGGAGTTGGATGGACACCTCGGGCATGGCCGTGGAAGTCGCCTGGTATCTCGATGCGCTCGCCCTGCTCATGCTGCTCGTGGTGACCGGCGTCGGCTTTCTCATTCATCTTTATTCCACGAGCTACATGAGCGGCGACGAAGGATACCGGCGCTTCTTCGCCTACATGAATTTGTTCGTGTCCGCCATGGTCACCCTGGTGCTCGCCGATAATCTGCTCCTCTTGTACGTGGGATGGGAGGGTGTCGGGCTCTGCAGCTATCTGTTGATCGGTTTTTGGTATCGCGACCCCGAAAACGGGGCGGCGGCGCAGAAGGCGTTCATCGTCACCCGCGTCGGGGACACGGCGTTGGCGATCGGCCTGTTCATCATCTTTTCTTACGTGGGTACCCTCTCGATGCAAGAAGCCTCTATCCGTGCCGCCGGCATGTGGCCCGTGGGATCGCAGCTCGCCACGACGGTCGCCGCGCTGCTGTTGATCGGAGCGCTCGGCAAGTCGGCGCAGATTCCCTTGCACGTGTGGCTTCCGGATGCCATGGCCGGTCCGACTCCGGTCAGTGCCCTCATTCATGCGGCCACCATGGTCACGGCGGGTGTG
Proteins encoded in this region:
- a CDS encoding NADH-quinone oxidoreductase subunit K, whose translation is MLTTHALILAMVLFCLGLIGLLVRRNVLYMLLSVEIMLNAASLAFIAAGARWGQTDGQIMYMFILTLAAAEVSVALGIVLRVSSCFRTLDADALSEMKG